The following proteins come from a genomic window of Pseudomonas putida:
- a CDS encoding tyrosine-type recombinase/integrase, whose translation MAYIIKIKARYQNDQTGRTIKLPALWTESGVLVSHLRYLADNSKKSSSWKEKSTQAVKLLIEYINANVGLFKKTTKLLASFARALEEGTVDPRTLKDPSQLFWLPKSSEHCSDLLFLITDYTDWLSRQSDFKIKLANPFRQATSTEQRMNWCAFHNKRNRVFLNHLVDPDKHVEALSTIREVTGPQRPTENIAPAKRFPEDKIDLLMKAGFIILNTKKSDMPRPDYKGQALTLLMHYGGLRKSEALHLYLSDIILDEKKNEAIVRVYHPSNGKSPDEQYPTRKQFLAIHYGLLPRTEYLKTERLHLGWKNPVLDNKDGYFSVQFFPPHKAAEFLSVWIKYLKEQRTDPDSSHDHPYAFTNSKGEPETLKNAQRLHKSAVERIGLLHRKLVGTSEHGHRHSYGYRLRENGFNQIEIQKCMHHRSPDSCLVYIQPTHEEIRQKMSIIDKSSLH comes from the coding sequence ATGGCTTACATCATAAAGATTAAAGCACGCTACCAAAACGATCAAACCGGCCGTACCATTAAGCTCCCTGCTTTATGGACCGAAAGCGGCGTATTAGTATCACACCTTCGCTACCTGGCTGACAACAGCAAGAAGAGCTCATCCTGGAAAGAGAAGTCCACACAAGCCGTTAAGCTACTAATAGAGTATATTAATGCCAATGTGGGATTATTTAAGAAAACAACAAAACTTCTCGCATCATTTGCAAGAGCTTTAGAAGAGGGCACCGTAGATCCAAGAACATTAAAAGACCCCTCGCAACTCTTTTGGCTACCAAAATCTAGCGAACACTGCTCAGACCTCCTGTTCCTAATAACAGACTATACCGACTGGCTAAGCCGTCAAAGTGACTTTAAAATAAAGCTCGCCAATCCTTTCAGACAAGCCACCTCTACGGAGCAGCGGATGAACTGGTGCGCCTTCCACAATAAACGAAACAGAGTCTTTTTGAATCACCTTGTGGACCCGGACAAACACGTCGAAGCGTTAAGCACCATTCGCGAAGTAACAGGACCACAGCGCCCCACCGAAAACATTGCACCCGCGAAAAGATTTCCTGAAGACAAAATTGATCTCTTGATGAAAGCGGGATTTATTATTCTGAACACCAAGAAGTCCGACATGCCGCGCCCTGACTACAAGGGCCAGGCATTAACGCTGCTCATGCACTACGGAGGCTTGCGCAAATCTGAAGCACTGCACCTTTACTTGTCAGATATCATTCTAGACGAGAAAAAAAACGAGGCCATTGTAAGGGTCTATCATCCGTCTAACGGAAAGTCACCTGACGAGCAATACCCTACCAGAAAGCAATTTTTAGCAATACATTACGGGCTATTGCCCCGAACTGAATACCTGAAAACAGAACGGCTGCATTTAGGGTGGAAAAACCCAGTACTTGACAACAAAGATGGTTACTTTTCAGTTCAGTTCTTCCCACCCCATAAAGCCGCAGAGTTCTTGAGTGTATGGATTAAGTATCTTAAAGAACAGCGCACCGACCCAGATTCATCACACGACCACCCTTATGCATTCACCAATTCAAAGGGAGAGCCTGAAACTCTAAAAAACGCCCAACGCCTACATAAGTCGGCTGTGGAGCGAATTGGCCTACTGCACCGAAAATTAGTTGGCACAAGCGAGCACGGGCATCGGCACAGCTATGGATACAGGCTTCGAGAAAATGGATTCAATCAAATTGAAATCCAAAAGTGCATGCACCATAGAAGCCCCGATTCATGCTTAGTTTATATTCAGCCGACACATGAAGAGATACGACAAAAAATGTCAATAATCGATAAAAGCAGCCTACACTAA
- a CDS encoding DoxX family membrane protein, whose amino-acid sequence MNNTTFNALFSTRAGAGLSVIRILVGIIFMAHGAQKLFGLFGGYGLEGTGQWMESIGLAPGYLMALLSGGAEFFGGLALVVGLLARPAALALTVTLIVAIVSVHIGNGLFMSNNGYEFALALLAGTVAVMIEGAGRFSLDRLIAR is encoded by the coding sequence ATGAACAACACTACCTTCAACGCACTGTTCTCTACCCGTGCTGGCGCAGGCCTAAGCGTTATCCGCATCCTGGTCGGCATCATCTTCATGGCCCATGGTGCGCAAAAACTCTTCGGCCTGTTCGGTGGCTACGGCCTGGAAGGCACCGGCCAATGGATGGAAAGCATCGGCCTGGCGCCGGGTTATCTGATGGCCTTGCTGTCCGGCGGTGCCGAATTCTTCGGTGGCCTGGCACTGGTGGTCGGCCTGCTGGCTCGCCCGGCGGCCCTGGCGCTGACGGTGACCTTGATAGTGGCGATCGTTTCGGTGCACATCGGCAACGGCCTGTTCATGTCCAACAATGGCTATGAGTTCGCCCTGGCGCTGTTGGCCGGCACTGTTGCAGTCATGATCGAAGGCGCCGGCCGCTTCTCGCTCGACCGGCTGATCGCCCGCTAA
- a CDS encoding efflux RND transporter periplasmic adaptor subunit, with the protein MNNRSIGLITALALAIGTGTGYWLGHPGQPAQAPAATAEQKPLYWYDPMYPQQHFPAPGKSPFMDMQLVAKYAEEGTGPAEPAVQISQGVQQNLGVRLATVSRGRLQRSLQVSGVLAFDERDFSVLQARTAGFVERTYGRATGDVVAKGAPLADVLAPEWAGLQEEFLALRHLGDVQLLAAARQRLLLAGMPGELLDRVARSGKVQNQVTLVAPSAGVIQALDLRPGMTVAPGATLARINGIANVWLEAAVPEAQASGLHEGQAVEAHLPAYPGETVLGKLTALLADADLQSRTLRLRIELPNKDGRLRPGMTAQVALRPGENADDSLLLPAEAVIRTGKRDLVMVAEDQGRFRPVEVLLGQENGGQVTILKGLQAGQKVVASGQFLIDSEASLKGIEATTASDSPAASQPPELHEADGRIVQIEGNQLTIAHGPFVTLGMPGMTMTFHVADPTLITGLKVGERIRFGVRERDDGMVIEQINALEGQP; encoded by the coding sequence ATGAACAACAGGTCTATCGGTTTGATCACAGCACTCGCCCTGGCCATTGGCACCGGGACAGGCTATTGGCTGGGGCATCCTGGGCAACCTGCACAAGCACCCGCAGCAACAGCGGAACAGAAGCCATTGTATTGGTACGACCCGATGTACCCGCAGCAACACTTCCCAGCGCCCGGCAAGTCGCCGTTCATGGACATGCAACTGGTAGCGAAGTACGCCGAAGAAGGCACAGGCCCCGCAGAGCCTGCGGTGCAAATCAGCCAAGGCGTACAACAGAACCTTGGGGTACGCCTGGCGACGGTGAGCCGTGGCCGGCTGCAGCGCAGCCTGCAGGTCAGCGGTGTGCTGGCCTTCGATGAGCGAGATTTCAGTGTGCTCCAGGCACGCACCGCAGGCTTCGTTGAGCGCACCTATGGCCGAGCCACGGGGGATGTGGTGGCCAAAGGCGCGCCTCTGGCAGATGTACTGGCTCCGGAATGGGCTGGGCTGCAGGAAGAGTTTCTCGCGCTGCGCCACTTGGGTGATGTGCAGTTGCTAGCTGCAGCACGCCAGCGCCTGCTGCTGGCCGGCATGCCGGGTGAACTGCTCGACCGGGTCGCACGCAGCGGCAAGGTGCAGAACCAGGTAACACTGGTCGCACCGAGCGCCGGGGTCATCCAGGCACTGGACCTGCGTCCAGGAATGACCGTGGCACCTGGCGCAACCCTGGCACGCATCAATGGCATAGCGAATGTGTGGCTCGAAGCCGCTGTGCCGGAAGCTCAGGCAAGTGGCCTGCACGAGGGGCAAGCAGTAGAGGCCCACTTGCCGGCTTATCCCGGCGAGACCGTTCTAGGCAAACTGACAGCTCTGCTCGCGGATGCAGACCTGCAAAGCCGTACCTTGCGCCTGCGTATTGAGCTGCCCAACAAAGATGGTCGGCTACGGCCGGGAATGACCGCGCAGGTTGCGCTGCGCCCAGGCGAAAACGCCGATGACAGCCTGCTGCTACCTGCCGAGGCCGTAATCCGCACCGGCAAACGTGATCTGGTGATGGTGGCCGAAGACCAAGGCCGGTTCCGCCCAGTGGAAGTGCTGCTAGGCCAGGAGAACGGCGGCCAGGTTACCATCTTGAAAGGCCTGCAGGCCGGGCAAAAAGTCGTGGCATCCGGACAGTTCCTGATCGACTCCGAAGCCAGCCTCAAAGGCATCGAGGCGACCACCGCCTCGGACTCACCGGCCGCCTCGCAACCGCCCGAGCTGCATGAAGCAGACGGTCGAATCGTGCAAATTGAAGGTAATCAGCTGACCATCGCCCATGGGCCTTTCGTCACCCTGGGAATGCCTGGGATGACCATGACTTTTCATGTGGCCGACCCCACGCTGATTACTGGGCTCAAGGTGGGTGAACGTATCCGCTTTGGTGTTCGGGAGCGCGACGACGGCATGGTCATCGAGCAGATCAATGCGCTGGAGGGCCAGCCATGA
- a CDS encoding DUF2384 domain-containing protein, translating to MVPARLIGPNEAAQLGCWSADQRYYEWRKAWILSVAQRVFGRRALATRWMSDRALGLGWNSPCALLVSHSGFEQVVDFLLRIEYGVYW from the coding sequence ATGGTACCGGCTCGCCTCATCGGCCCTAACGAGGCTGCTCAATTGGGATGTTGGTCCGCTGATCAGCGCTATTACGAATGGCGAAAAGCTTGGATTTTATCTGTGGCGCAACGAGTGTTCGGACGGCGAGCCCTTGCGACGCGTTGGATGTCTGATCGGGCGTTAGGCCTTGGCTGGAATTCACCTTGTGCGTTGCTTGTTAGTCATTCTGGCTTCGAACAAGTAGTGGATTTTTTACTACGAATCGAATATGGCGTGTACTGGTAA
- a CDS encoding DEAD/DEAH box helicase family protein, with the protein MSSVLREWQTSCIEKALRHFQVNRHFFCQATPGAGKTRMAGELAKELLKKNVIDLVLCFAPSCQVVDGFRATFSKILGRRMDGYVGAIGDASTYQGMDTKGEEFWDLFEQYRILAIFDEIHHCAGYDLQSSNTWGATIISKIQNQATFTLSLSGTPWRTDDKAIALGRYSAPAGALARDYHYGLQQAIDDKICRSPRITLVDNHNLQLTQKNQQSRLTSNYDSFAHLLESSPLCFEDILWNEDVIDHILDLGCRKLSEIRKGNPSAAGLIVASDTNHAKLIESKLKRRGENCRVATSKTGSAQDKINEFRSGIGCWIVAVGMISEGTDIPRLQVCCYLSRIRTELHYRQVLGRILRRTGVNDDQAWLFVVAEPSLIEYSRRLSDDLPQDLAVISMQTVPRPQEKEALTGGENKGIDTWPILTADTGRPSKVDYLESAPNSHSSTSYELSVSSQFRAELLEIS; encoded by the coding sequence ATGAGCAGTGTTCTAAGAGAGTGGCAGACCTCATGTATCGAGAAAGCACTACGACACTTTCAGGTAAATAGGCATTTCTTTTGCCAAGCAACGCCAGGAGCAGGCAAGACGAGAATGGCTGGCGAATTGGCAAAAGAGCTGCTCAAAAAAAATGTTATCGATCTTGTGTTGTGCTTCGCGCCGTCCTGCCAAGTAGTCGATGGTTTCAGGGCTACGTTCTCAAAAATACTTGGGCGTCGAATGGACGGATATGTGGGAGCAATTGGTGATGCTTCTACTTACCAAGGCATGGATACGAAAGGTGAGGAATTTTGGGACCTATTTGAACAGTATCGGATATTAGCGATATTTGACGAAATTCATCACTGCGCGGGTTATGACCTTCAATCCAGCAACACTTGGGGAGCGACAATTATATCCAAAATACAAAATCAAGCGACATTCACTTTGTCTTTGTCGGGCACGCCTTGGAGAACAGATGATAAAGCCATTGCACTTGGACGCTACTCAGCGCCTGCTGGAGCGTTGGCCCGTGATTATCACTATGGACTTCAACAGGCTATTGACGACAAGATTTGTAGATCCCCGAGAATAACCTTAGTTGACAACCACAACCTACAGTTAACCCAAAAAAACCAACAGAGCCGACTAACATCTAATTACGACAGCTTCGCCCATTTACTTGAAAGCTCACCGCTTTGCTTTGAAGACATTCTATGGAATGAAGACGTAATAGATCATATTCTCGACCTAGGCTGTCGAAAACTATCTGAAATCAGGAAAGGAAACCCATCTGCTGCTGGACTTATCGTTGCATCTGACACTAATCACGCTAAGTTAATCGAGAGTAAGCTCAAACGCCGCGGCGAAAACTGTCGCGTGGCTACGTCGAAAACTGGTAGCGCTCAAGATAAAATCAACGAGTTTAGATCTGGGATTGGTTGCTGGATTGTTGCGGTAGGCATGATTAGCGAGGGCACTGACATTCCTCGCTTACAAGTATGCTGTTACCTGAGTCGCATTCGCACAGAACTGCACTATCGTCAGGTCTTGGGCAGAATTCTCAGACGAACAGGGGTCAACGATGATCAAGCTTGGTTATTTGTGGTAGCCGAACCTTCACTTATAGAATACTCGCGACGGCTCTCTGATGATCTGCCTCAAGACCTGGCTGTTATCAGCATGCAGACTGTACCGCGACCCCAGGAGAAAGAAGCTTTAACAGGCGGAGAAAACAAAGGTATCGACACCTGGCCGATCCTCACAGCCGATACTGGCCGCCCCTCCAAAGTGGATTACCTTGAATCTGCTCCAAATTCGCACTCATCAACGAGCTACGAATTGAGCGTATCGTCACAGTTTCGAGCCGAACTGTTAGAAATCTCATAG
- a CDS encoding CusA/CzcA family heavy metal efflux RND transporter: MIEKLIRWSVSNRILVLLTTLFLVAWGIFSLRSLPIDALPDLSDAQVIIRTSYPGQAPQIVENQVTYPLTTTMLSVPAAKTVRGFSAFGDSFVYVLFEDGTDVYWARSRVLEYLSQVQSRLPASAKPALGPDATGVGWIYQYALVDRSGRHDLAQLRSLQDWFLRFELKTVPDVAEVASIGGMVKQYQVVLDPLRMASLGITQGEVANAIGKANQETGGGVLEQGEAEFMVRASGYLKTLDDFRAIPLRLAANGAPVTLGDVARVQLGPEARRGIGELDGEGEAVGGVVILRSGKNAREAITRVKEKLETLKKSLPAGVELVTTYDRSQLIDRAVDNLSHKLIEEFIVVALVCAAFLWHLRSSLVAIVSLPVGVLIALIIMRHQGINANIMSLGGIAIAIGAMVDAAVVMIENAHKRVEAWHARHPGQVLRGAEHWRVMTDAAVEVGPALFFSLMIITLSFVPVFTLQAQEGRLFAPLAFTKTYAMAAAAGLAVTLVPVLMGYWIRGPLPAEQRNPLNRGLIRVYRPALEVVLRRPWLTLLGALAILLSSLWPLSHLGGEFLPPLDEGDLLYMPSALPGLSAQKASELLQRTDRLIRTVPEVASVFGKAGRAESATDPAPLEMFETIVRLKPKDQWRPGMTSEKLVEELDRTVRVPGLTNIWIPPIRNRIDMLATGIKSPIGVKVAGSDLAQIDRTTLAVERVAKTVPGVTSALAERLTGGRYVDLDIDRQAAARYGLNIADVQAIVAGAIGGETIGETVEGLARYPISVRYPREWRDSVEALRQLPIYTAQGAQITLGTLARVRIAEGPPMLKSENARPSGWVYIDVRGRDLSSVVADLRQAVDREVKLDPGVSLSYSGQFEYLERANARLAWVVPATLAIIFVLLYLTFGRLGEALLIMGTLPFALTGGVWLLYLMGFNLSVATGVGFIALAGVAAEFGVIMLIYLNNAWAERQANGEPTQPALLEAIREGAVQRIRPKAMTVAVIVAGLLPILWSSGTGSEVMSRIAVPMVGGMLTAPLLSLFVIPAAYWLIQRRALVVTHDSTPGEIR, translated from the coding sequence ATGATCGAAAAACTGATTCGTTGGTCAGTGAGCAATCGCATACTGGTTCTGCTCACCACTTTGTTCCTGGTGGCCTGGGGGATATTTTCGCTGCGCAGCCTGCCGATCGATGCCTTGCCCGATCTGTCGGACGCCCAAGTAATCATCCGTACCTCCTACCCAGGGCAAGCACCCCAGATCGTCGAAAACCAGGTCACCTATCCGCTGACCACCACGATGCTCTCGGTACCGGCCGCCAAGACCGTACGTGGCTTTTCTGCCTTCGGCGACAGCTTCGTCTACGTGCTGTTTGAAGATGGCACCGACGTGTACTGGGCACGCTCACGCGTGTTGGAGTACCTGAGCCAGGTTCAGTCGCGCCTGCCTGCCTCAGCCAAACCAGCACTTGGGCCGGACGCCACAGGCGTTGGCTGGATCTACCAGTACGCTTTGGTCGACCGCAGTGGCAGGCATGATCTGGCACAGCTGCGCAGCCTGCAGGATTGGTTCCTGCGCTTTGAGCTCAAGACTGTACCGGATGTCGCTGAAGTGGCAAGCATTGGCGGCATGGTCAAGCAGTACCAGGTGGTACTCGACCCGCTGCGTATGGCCAGTCTCGGCATCACCCAGGGCGAGGTCGCAAACGCCATCGGCAAGGCCAATCAGGAAACGGGCGGTGGCGTGCTGGAACAAGGTGAGGCGGAATTCATGGTGCGGGCCTCGGGCTACCTGAAGACGCTGGACGACTTTCGCGCCATCCCCCTGCGCTTGGCTGCCAACGGTGCACCGGTGACGCTGGGCGACGTCGCCCGAGTACAACTCGGGCCGGAAGCCCGGCGGGGCATCGGGGAGCTGGACGGCGAAGGCGAAGCCGTGGGCGGCGTGGTGATCCTGCGCAGCGGCAAGAATGCCCGGGAAGCCATCACCCGTGTGAAGGAAAAGCTCGAAACACTGAAGAAAAGCCTGCCCGCCGGCGTCGAGCTGGTGACTACCTATGACCGCAGCCAATTGATCGACCGCGCCGTAGACAACCTCAGTCACAAGTTGATCGAGGAGTTCATCGTGGTCGCACTGGTGTGTGCGGCCTTCCTGTGGCACCTGCGCTCGTCGCTGGTTGCGATCGTGTCATTGCCGGTGGGGGTGCTGATCGCGCTGATCATCATGCGGCACCAGGGCATCAACGCCAACATCATGTCTCTGGGCGGAATTGCCATCGCCATTGGCGCAATGGTCGATGCCGCTGTGGTGATGATCGAAAACGCGCACAAACGGGTCGAGGCCTGGCATGCCCGTCATCCGGGGCAGGTGCTGAGAGGAGCCGAGCACTGGCGGGTCATGACAGATGCCGCCGTGGAGGTCGGGCCGGCGCTGTTCTTCAGCCTGATGATCATCACCCTGTCGTTCGTGCCGGTGTTCACCTTGCAGGCCCAGGAGGGACGGCTGTTCGCACCCCTGGCGTTCACCAAGACCTACGCCATGGCGGCCGCGGCGGGGCTAGCCGTGACATTGGTGCCGGTGCTAATGGGCTACTGGATCCGTGGGCCATTGCCTGCCGAGCAGCGTAATCCACTCAACCGTGGGCTGATTCGCGTGTACCGGCCGGCGCTTGAGGTCGTACTGCGTAGGCCGTGGTTGACGCTGTTGGGCGCGCTGGCGATCTTGCTCAGCAGCCTGTGGCCATTGAGCCACCTGGGTGGAGAATTCCTGCCGCCGCTGGACGAAGGTGACCTGCTGTACATGCCCTCGGCCCTGCCAGGCCTGTCGGCGCAAAAGGCCTCGGAGCTGCTGCAGCGCACCGATAGACTGATCCGCACGGTGCCAGAAGTCGCCAGTGTGTTCGGCAAGGCCGGTCGCGCGGAGTCAGCCACCGACCCGGCACCGTTGGAGATGTTCGAGACCATCGTGCGGCTCAAGCCCAAGGATCAGTGGCGGCCAGGAATGACCAGCGAAAAACTGGTCGAGGAACTCGACCGGACCGTACGCGTACCGGGCCTGACCAACATCTGGATTCCGCCAATCCGCAACCGAATCGACATGCTCGCCACCGGTATCAAGAGCCCGATTGGCGTAAAGGTGGCCGGCAGCGACCTGGCGCAGATCGACCGCACGACCCTGGCCGTCGAACGGGTAGCGAAGACTGTACCTGGCGTGACCTCGGCACTGGCCGAGCGTTTGACCGGCGGACGGTACGTCGATCTCGACATCGACCGCCAGGCTGCTGCCCGTTACGGCCTGAACATCGCCGACGTGCAAGCCATTGTCGCCGGCGCCATTGGTGGCGAAACCATCGGGGAGACGGTGGAAGGCCTGGCGCGTTACCCGATCAGCGTCCGCTACCCCCGCGAATGGCGCGATTCAGTCGAGGCACTGCGTCAGCTACCAATCTACACCGCTCAAGGTGCCCAGATAACCCTCGGCACCTTGGCCCGTGTGCGAATTGCCGAAGGCCCGCCGATGCTCAAGAGCGAGAACGCCCGCCCCTCTGGCTGGGTGTACATCGACGTTCGCGGCCGTGATCTGTCGTCTGTGGTCGCTGACCTGCGTCAGGCAGTTGACCGCGAAGTGAAGCTTGATCCAGGCGTCAGTCTGAGCTATTCAGGCCAGTTCGAGTATCTGGAGCGCGCCAACGCTCGGTTGGCCTGGGTGGTGCCGGCGACATTGGCCATCATCTTCGTCCTGCTGTATCTGACCTTTGGCCGCCTAGGTGAGGCGCTGCTGATCATGGGCACTCTGCCTTTCGCCCTCACCGGCGGTGTGTGGTTGCTGTACCTGATGGGTTTCAACCTGTCGGTAGCCACCGGCGTTGGCTTCATTGCCTTGGCCGGGGTCGCGGCGGAGTTCGGGGTGATCATGCTGATCTACCTGAATAACGCTTGGGCCGAGCGACAGGCCAATGGTGAGCCCACTCAGCCAGCTCTACTTGAGGCCATTCGCGAGGGCGCGGTACAGCGCATCCGGCCGAAGGCGATGACCGTGGCAGTGATCGTTGCAGGCTTGCTGCCCATTCTCTGGAGCAGCGGGACCGGCAGCGAAGTGATGAGCCGCATCGCCGTACCCATGGTAGGCGGAATGCTGACCGCCCCCTTGCTCTCTCTCTTCGTTATTCCCGCAGCGTATTGGCTGATCCAGCGCCGCGCTCTTGTAGTCACTCACGATTCCACACCAGGAGAAATCCGATGA
- the greB gene encoding transcription elongation factor GreB, with product MATNLITEAGYQSLKDELDWLWREERPEITRKVTWAASLGDRSENADYQYNKKRLREIDRRVRYLRKRIEDLRVVPYSPTQEGKVFFGAWVTIANEDDTSKKFRIVGADEIYDRKDFISIDSPMARACIGKCAGDEIVVRTPTGDAYWEVTEIEYREAEDAPRFIKP from the coding sequence ATGGCTACCAATCTCATTACTGAAGCTGGCTATCAGTCCTTGAAAGATGAACTAGATTGGCTCTGGCGCGAAGAGCGACCGGAGATTACCAGAAAAGTCACTTGGGCTGCGTCTTTGGGCGACAGAAGTGAAAATGCTGACTACCAGTACAATAAAAAGAGGCTAAGGGAAATAGATCGGCGCGTAAGATACCTCCGTAAGCGTATCGAAGACCTTCGGGTAGTCCCTTATTCCCCTACTCAGGAAGGCAAGGTATTTTTTGGAGCTTGGGTAACTATTGCCAACGAGGATGATACAAGCAAGAAATTCCGCATTGTAGGTGCTGATGAAATTTACGATAGGAAAGACTTCATCTCAATTGATTCCCCGATGGCACGCGCATGCATTGGCAAGTGTGCAGGTGATGAGATTGTTGTTCGGACTCCAACTGGCGATGCCTACTGGGAAGTCACCGAAATTGAGTACAGGGAGGCGGAAGACGCACCCCGGTTCATTAAACCCTGA
- a CDS encoding NAD(P)-binding domain-containing protein, producing MTAYGERVWDVVIIGGGQAALATAYFLRRTELSFIMLDAEEAAGGAWRHGWNSLRLFSPATWSSIPGWMMPAVQDGYPSREHVIDYLTQYEARYQFPIERPVRVTSIERVTGALRVHSESGYWDAKAVVSATGTWSNPNIPAYPGAELFRGQQLHSADYVEPQAFSGKSVLVVGGGNSGAQILAEVSKVANATWVTPTDPLFLPDDVDGRVLFERATERWKAQMEGRVIEQPVGGLGDVVMVPPVMEARERDVLHAVRPFARFTPDGVVWADGSETAVDAVIWCTGFKPALGHLASLGVVTEQGRVEVEGTQSVSEPRLWLVGYGEWTGSASATLIGVTRTARSTAAAIERFLVKVEA from the coding sequence ATGACGGCTTATGGAGAGCGGGTGTGGGATGTAGTCATCATTGGCGGGGGGCAAGCGGCTTTGGCAACTGCCTACTTCCTTCGCCGCACGGAGCTTTCGTTCATCATGCTCGATGCCGAGGAAGCGGCGGGCGGAGCTTGGCGACACGGTTGGAATTCCCTGCGGCTGTTCTCGCCGGCCACGTGGAGCTCCATTCCCGGTTGGATGATGCCAGCTGTTCAGGATGGCTATCCGTCTCGCGAGCATGTCATCGACTACCTCACCCAGTATGAGGCGCGCTATCAGTTTCCAATCGAACGGCCAGTGCGCGTCACCTCAATCGAGCGCGTTACCGGCGCGTTGCGTGTCCATTCAGAGTCTGGCTATTGGGATGCAAAAGCTGTGGTCAGTGCCACAGGTACTTGGAGCAATCCGAACATACCTGCCTACCCTGGCGCTGAGTTGTTCCGTGGCCAACAGCTGCATTCGGCTGACTACGTTGAACCGCAGGCCTTCTCTGGCAAGAGCGTGCTGGTCGTCGGCGGTGGCAACTCCGGCGCGCAGATTCTCGCAGAGGTTTCCAAAGTAGCGAATGCGACCTGGGTAACACCCACCGATCCACTCTTCCTACCTGACGATGTGGATGGCCGAGTGCTGTTCGAGCGGGCTACGGAGCGCTGGAAAGCGCAGATGGAGGGACGTGTTATTGAGCAGCCGGTCGGCGGGTTGGGCGATGTGGTAATGGTCCCGCCTGTAATGGAGGCGCGAGAGCGAGACGTTCTGCACGCGGTGAGGCCCTTCGCTCGTTTCACCCCTGACGGTGTGGTCTGGGCAGACGGCTCGGAGACCGCAGTTGATGCGGTGATCTGGTGCACCGGGTTCAAACCCGCCTTGGGACACCTCGCCAGCCTTGGGGTTGTTACTGAGCAAGGACGTGTAGAAGTCGAAGGGACCCAATCTGTGAGTGAGCCGAGACTATGGCTGGTCGGCTATGGCGAGTGGACTGGTTCTGCCTCGGCGACCTTGATCGGAGTGACCCGTACAGCCCGCAGCACCGCTGCTGCGATCGAGCGTTTTTTGGTGAAGGTGGAGGCCTGA
- a CDS encoding helix-turn-helix domain-containing protein, whose protein sequence is MQKLARALGRKVREQRVMVGISQDALAFACQMDRSYIGRIERGEVNLTIEKLYRIATELRCTPQSLLPTDLCG, encoded by the coding sequence ATGCAAAAGTTGGCGAGGGCTCTAGGACGCAAAGTCCGAGAGCAGAGAGTGATGGTTGGGATTTCGCAAGACGCTTTAGCTTTCGCCTGCCAGATGGATCGGAGCTACATAGGGCGTATAGAGAGAGGGGAGGTGAATCTGACTATTGAGAAGCTCTATCGGATAGCGACCGAGCTGAGATGTACCCCGCAATCGCTTCTGCCCACAGACCTGTGCGGCTAG
- a CDS encoding transcription elongation factor GreAB, which produces MSTNIITTEGHEALKKELDHLWRVYRPEITQKVAWAASLGDRSENADWKEEPQARVLFGLTH; this is translated from the coding sequence TTGAGCACCAATATCATCACCACAGAAGGCCATGAGGCGCTGAAGAAAGAGCTGGACCACCTGTGGCGGGTGTATCGCCCGGAAATCACCCAAAAGGTTGCCTGGGCGGCGTCGTTGGGTGACCGCAGCGAGAACGCGGACTGGAAGGAAGAACCCCAAGCTCGTGTACTATTTGGTCTTACACATTGA
- a CDS encoding heat-shock protein HtpX, with protein sequence MKKLYLSVALLFAFASGAQAQDSMAGMNMDGMDMKEAQAAPAAHAEGMVKAIDAQGGKVTLMHGPVAALKWPAMTMGFKATAQQLEKLKVGDKVAFDFRMDGSSATIIDIRKE encoded by the coding sequence ATGAAAAAGCTCTACCTCAGTGTTGCACTGCTCTTCGCCTTTGCATCAGGCGCACAAGCTCAAGACTCCATGGCCGGGATGAACATGGATGGTATGGATATGAAGGAAGCTCAAGCAGCACCTGCCGCTCACGCTGAAGGGATGGTAAAGGCCATAGACGCCCAGGGCGGCAAAGTGACCTTAATGCATGGACCGGTGGCGGCGCTGAAATGGCCAGCCATGACCATGGGCTTCAAGGCCACTGCGCAGCAGCTGGAAAAGTTGAAGGTGGGAGATAAGGTAGCGTTTGACTTCAGGATGGACGGCAGCAGCGCGACGATTATTGATATCCGTAAGGAGTAA